One Glycine max cultivar Williams 82 chromosome 3, Glycine_max_v4.0, whole genome shotgun sequence DNA window includes the following coding sequences:
- the LOC102666687 gene encoding uncharacterized protein, with amino-acid sequence MLLLFFFLFLALPLLRETREPDYFFCFDQTHFAFEIMVRTRGLGRAIGTIISRDRQDEHDAVDVPERHRPTVSARRQRVHQMTEDVPDMTEDVPDIAEDAPEMTADVQGDDGAEGLHADDAEGFPGGPRDPSVLTSFADHVAHAIWSRQERPELKLVSHGRKVTLIGRPVPEIEGLVGATGLSPLIRCSVVIGDPGLISAFVERWHSETSTFHLPVGELTITLDDVSSLLHLPISGAFHSFHALSVDEVIFLLTELLKVFAEEARVETARSRRAYVRLG; translated from the exons ATGttgcttcttttcttcttcctgttCCTGGCGCTTCCTCTTCTCCGCGAGACCCGCGAGCCCGACTACTTCTTTTGCTTCGATCAGACGCATTTTGCCTTTGAG atcatggttagaacacgaggtttaggtcgtgctaTAGGTACAATTATAAGCAGAGATAGACAGGATGAACATGATGCAGTTGATGTTCCCGAGAGGCATAGGCCCACTGTATCAGCCCGTAGGCAACGGGTTCATCAGATGACTGAGGATGTTCCTGACATGACTGAGGATGTCCCTGATATTGCTGAGGATGCACCTGAGATGACTGCAGACGTACAGGGTGATGATGGTGCTGAGGGGTTACATGCTGATGATGCTGAGGGATTCCCAGGTGGGCCACGTGACCCATCAGTGCTGACATCATTTGCGGACCATGTTGCACATGCCATTTGGAGTAgacag gaacgtcctgagtTGAAGTTGGTGTCgcatgggaggaaggtgacattaattgggaggccagtgcctgagattgaaggaCTGGTTGgtgccacaggattaagtccattGATCAGGTGTTCAGTTGTTATCggcgatcctggacttatatccgcatttgtggagaggtggcacagcGAGACCAGCACTTTCCACCTTCCAGTAGGAGAGTtgacgatcacattggatgatgtgtcaTCACTCCTTCATTTGCCTATCAGTGGCGCGTTCCACAGCTTTCATGCTCTTTCTGTGGACGAGGTGATATTTTTGTTGACTGAGTTGCTTAAGGTGTTTGCTGAGGAGGCTAGAGTCGAGACAGCACGATCACGTAGGGCATACGTACGACTGGGATGA